One segment of Alnus glutinosa chromosome 2, dhAlnGlut1.1, whole genome shotgun sequence DNA contains the following:
- the LOC133860424 gene encoding uncharacterized protein LOC133860424, with protein sequence MDEYLQYMKTLRSQMNDVEDQAAKISVEEQMQLTTIQTMEKDLNSAKSETKQLQEDTDLMMKAKGQICSQILEKQRKIASLESDSSTLTQTLELIRQERANFSAKVMEKSTYYTKVAEDMNAKLRQQQV encoded by the exons ATGGACGAGTACTTGCAGTACATGAAGACTCTGCGCTCTCAGATGAACG ATGTGGAGGATCAAGCGGCGAAGATTTCTGTCGAAGAGCAAATGCAGTTAACCACTATTCAAACCATGGAAAAAGATCTCAATTCTG CAAAATCTGAAACAAAGCAGCTCCAAGAAGATACTGACCTAATGATGAAGGCAAAGGGTC AAATATGCTCCCAGATTTTggaaaaacagagaaagattGCCTCTCTGGAGTCTGATTCATCCACACTTACGCA GACATTGGAGCTTATTCGACAAGAAAGAGCCAACTTTTCGGCCAAAGTTATGGAGAAGAG CACTTACTACACCAAGGTTGCAGAGGATATGAATGCCAAATTACGGCAACAACAGGTTTGA
- the LOC133860426 gene encoding uncharacterized protein LOC133860426, whose product MEQRIRQFDAMEQRMRHFDAMEQRMRHFEAFMSSTGLSFVCPGAQQSSPAHVGSTSSVSSAPAGNATTVGSLSPSGQLLSQQSPLGTPSPVTPSLAGQSTVGELDIANYRIEAIEMERGANYTCMGRNFSDLCMNDDSPAFSDCNSERFGEFQTASSESQQLLISCAADNSDELIRQLVSNLEFCSIEEQK is encoded by the exons atggagcagcgcatacgacagtttgatgctatggagcagcgcatgcgacattttgatgctatggagcagcgcatgcgacattttgaggccttcatgtcctctacaggattatcgttcgtatgccctggtgctcagcagtcttcacccgcacacgtaggtagtacgtcatctgttagtagtgcgcctgcag gtaatgcgacaacggttggttcgttgtcgccttctggacaattgctgagccaacaatcccctctcgggactccatcgcccgttacaccatctcttgcgggacaatcgacAGTTGGCGAG TTAGACATTGCCAATTACCGAATTGAGGCCATCGAGATGGAAAGGGGGGCGAATTACACATGCATGGGGCGGAACTTCAGTGATTTGTGTATGAACGACGACTCACCAGCTTTTAGCGACTGTAACAGCGAAAGATTCGGTGAGTTTCAGACCGCTTCTTCGGAGAGCCAGCAACTCCTCATCTCCTGCGCGGCGGATAACTCGGACGAGCTGATCCGCCAACTCGTCTCGAACCTAGAGTTCTGTTCGATTGAGGAGCAAAAGTAA